The following DNA comes from Candidatus Bathyanammoxibius amoris.
TTGGGAATTTGAGACGGCATCCAATGCTTTCCTGGACATTGCAATCCTGTTTAACTTCTCCAAAGCGAAGGCATGTCCCTTCAGCCCCGCTATCTCCGCATCAACCATAACCAATCTTCTTTGGTCCCTTATCTGGGAAATCTGGGGTATGGTAACCAAAAGAGAAAGGATGAGTAGTGCCAAAGATGCCAGATAGAGATTCTGATAATTTACCTTCCTTTTTGACGGCCTCAGGAATTGGAAATCGTAACTGTGGCTATGTGCCTCATAAATGGCTGCACCTGAGCTTTCCCAAGAGGGATCCAGGTACGCAACGGACACCTGCTTTGGAATGACATCTATGACTTGCCGTGGAAGTTTATCATCCTCAAAGCCTATCGCGAAGACAGCACTGGGAGGTTCCTCACGCAGGTTTTGCTTCAGTTTCTCTTCGTTACAAACGTGCGTCTCGACAAGTACGCCCAAATTATAAGAATTATAAACATATTCCCCATCCCCAATCCGGTGTAAGCATGCAACACCTTCACTCTTCCTGTTCAGCATGGGGAGAAATGCCAGGGGTGAAGGAATGACGCGCGAAGGCCTTAGCCCCAATATTTCAAGTCTACCAATAACGTCATCCAGCTCTTTTCTGTTTATTGCGAAGAGGTAGACCTTTCTTCCCCTGACGGATTTCCTTGACCTGTCAAGTGAGTTACACGGATACAGGTCAAAGTAGGCCTCCCCAGGTTTGAACGGGAAGAGGCTGTCCAGTTGCGAGCCAAGAGTTTTTCTCAGCTTTTTAAGGTCCTGAACTTCTACGTACAACTCCCTTACCGTAGTCTTCTCCCTAGGCCAGGACAAGATAACGGGTTTTTGTTTGCCTTTTATGAACTCAAGATTTGACCTCAGTTTTGAGGCGTT
Coding sequences within:
- a CDS encoding PilN domain-containing protein, whose amino-acid sequence is MEKSLQYTQNKKKSPSGGRINTFFPSFIGLALWGNDLFVCEATKRFGTKFKSGTVKDFLSRNASKLRSNLEFIKGKQKPVILSWPREKTTVRELYVEVQDLKKLRKTLGSQLDSLFPFKPGEAYFDLYPCNSLDRSRKSVRGRKVYLFAINRKELDDVIGRLEILGLRPSRVIPSPLAFLPMLNRKSEGVACLHRIGDGEYVYNSYNLGVLVETHVCNEEKLKQNLREEPPSAVFAIGFEDDKLPRQVIDVIPKQVSVAYLDPSWESSGAAIYEAHSHSYDFQFLRPSKRKVNYQNLYLASLALLILSLLVTIPQISQIRDQRRLVMVDAEIAGLKGHAFALEKLNRIAMSRKALDAVSNSQKGYVSRADILLELATILPENTWIKELSVKKNIFEIEGFAASLSETMLLLEDAPIFSNVELIPPVVKDKDGMEHFRLKGNLLREKTYERS